Proteins co-encoded in one Streptomyces sp. SLBN-31 genomic window:
- a CDS encoding ABC transporter permease has translation MNAAVRLSASSLRAHKRRFAGTFLAVFLGVAFLAGTLVMGDTLRAGFDTMFGRAAAGTDAVVRSADAITTPGESQGTRQPVPAALANTIERVPGVAAAEPDIEGAGQLVGKDGKAIGGKGPPTLAGNWITDPELNPYRLAEGRAPRATGEVVINRGAAAKGHLRIGDTTTLRTPDPVRVTVVGLATFAGEDGMAQVTFTGMTRADAEKYLTARPGEAASIKVRADSGTTQRELVARLTPVLPKGVDAITGQESAQENTDMISSQFLTLFTTFLLVFSGIALLVATFSIHNTFAIVVAQRTRENALLRALGASRRQITATTLIEATAVAVTASAAGLAGGIGMAAGLQALFPAIGFPFPDGDLVIKSLSLTIPLAVGITVCLASALLPALRAGRIAPLAALRETAVDASAASRTRAVTGTTMAVLAAAATLYGVLASPSLPLAGLGAVLALASFIVLGPVAATKVVRILGAPLDRLRGVTGSLARRNALRSPKRTAATAGALMIGVAVVSLFTVFAASLKATMDQTVSRSFAGDVAVSTPSFGAGGSGLSPRLAGAIRQLPQVDTAVGLGRGVAEVDGKGRALTVTDPVALKRTFDLGRIDGSLAGLGTDGIAITRSEATRQHLATGDKARLAFTDGRRRTFTVRAVYGRSELAGDYVITRAAWAPHRTQDSDTLVAVTFKPGVSTKQGKNVVEQVATRYGDPAVQTREEYAQSSAGGIDMMLTLVYALLALAVLIALLGIANTLTLAIHERTRELGLLRAVGQTRSQLRAMVRWESVLVAAFGTAGGLGLGAFLGWVLVKASDGASDSSFAFALPPTRLLVVTLVGLTAGALAGLRPARRAARLDVLRAIATE, from the coding sequence ATGAACGCCGCCGTACGCCTGAGCGCGTCCTCCCTGCGCGCCCACAAACGCCGCTTCGCCGGTACCTTCCTCGCCGTCTTCCTCGGCGTCGCGTTCCTGGCCGGCACCCTCGTCATGGGCGACACCCTGCGCGCCGGCTTCGACACCATGTTCGGCAGGGCCGCCGCCGGCACGGACGCCGTCGTCCGCAGCGCCGACGCCATCACCACCCCCGGCGAGAGCCAGGGCACCCGCCAACCGGTCCCCGCGGCCCTCGCGAACACGATCGAGAGGGTGCCGGGCGTCGCGGCCGCCGAACCCGACATCGAGGGCGCCGGCCAACTCGTCGGCAAGGACGGCAAGGCGATCGGCGGCAAGGGCCCGCCCACCCTCGCCGGCAACTGGATCACCGACCCCGAACTCAACCCCTACCGGCTCGCCGAAGGCCGCGCCCCGCGGGCGACCGGGGAAGTCGTCATCAACCGGGGCGCCGCCGCCAAGGGCCACCTGAGGATCGGCGACACGACCACACTGCGCACCCCCGACCCGGTCCGGGTGACCGTCGTGGGCCTCGCGACCTTCGCGGGCGAGGACGGCATGGCCCAGGTCACCTTCACCGGCATGACCCGCGCCGACGCCGAGAAGTACCTCACCGCCCGCCCCGGCGAGGCGGCGAGCATCAAGGTCCGGGCGGACTCCGGCACCACCCAGCGAGAACTGGTCGCCCGCCTGACTCCCGTACTCCCCAAGGGAGTCGATGCGATCACCGGCCAGGAGTCGGCCCAGGAGAACACGGACATGATCTCCAGCCAGTTCCTGACCCTCTTCACGACCTTCCTGCTCGTCTTCTCCGGCATCGCCCTCCTCGTCGCGACCTTCTCCATCCACAACACCTTCGCGATCGTCGTGGCCCAACGCACCCGGGAGAACGCCCTGTTGCGTGCCCTGGGCGCCTCCCGCCGCCAGATCACCGCCACGACTCTCATCGAGGCCACGGCGGTCGCCGTGACAGCGTCCGCCGCCGGTCTCGCAGGCGGCATCGGCATGGCGGCCGGCCTGCAGGCCCTCTTCCCGGCGATCGGATTCCCCTTCCCCGACGGCGACTTGGTCATCAAGTCCCTCTCCCTGACGATCCCGCTGGCCGTCGGCATCACCGTCTGCCTGGCCTCCGCCCTCCTGCCGGCGCTACGAGCGGGCCGCATCGCCCCGCTGGCAGCCCTGCGCGAGACGGCCGTCGACGCCTCGGCCGCCTCCCGCACCCGGGCCGTCACCGGCACGACGATGGCGGTCCTCGCCGCGGCCGCGACCCTCTACGGCGTCCTGGCCTCACCCTCCCTGCCGCTGGCGGGACTTGGCGCCGTACTCGCCCTGGCCTCCTTCATCGTCCTGGGCCCGGTCGCCGCCACGAAGGTCGTACGGATCCTCGGCGCCCCCCTGGACCGACTGCGCGGCGTCACCGGCTCCCTGGCCCGCCGCAACGCCCTGCGCAGTCCCAAGCGGACGGCGGCCACCGCCGGCGCCCTGATGATCGGGGTGGCGGTCGTCTCCCTGTTCACGGTCTTCGCCGCGTCCCTCAAGGCGACCATGGACCAGACCGTCTCCCGCTCCTTCGCGGGCGACGTGGCGGTCAGCACCCCGTCCTTCGGCGCGGGCGGCAGCGGACTGAGCCCCCGCCTGGCCGGGGCGATCCGTCAACTGCCCCAGGTCGACACGGCGGTGGGCCTCGGCCGAGGAGTGGCCGAGGTCGACGGCAAGGGCCGCGCCCTCACCGTCACCGACCCCGTCGCCCTGAAACGCACCTTCGACCTCGGCAGGATCGACGGTTCCCTCGCCGGCCTGGGCACCGACGGCATCGCGATCACCCGCTCCGAGGCCACCCGCCAACACCTGGCCACCGGCGACAAGGCCCGGCTGGCCTTCACCGACGGCCGGAGGCGGACCTTCACGGTCCGCGCGGTCTACGGCCGCTCCGAACTCGCCGGCGACTACGTCATCACCCGCGCCGCCTGGGCCCCGCACCGCACCCAGGACTCCGACACGCTCGTCGCCGTCACCTTCAAGCCGGGCGTGAGCACGAAGCAGGGCAAGAACGTGGTCGAACAGGTCGCCACCCGTTACGGCGATCCCGCCGTCCAGACCCGCGAGGAGTACGCGCAGTCCTCGGCCGGAGGCATCGACATGATGCTGACCCTGGTCTACGCGCTCCTGGCCCTCGCGGTGCTCATCGCCCTGCTGGGCATCGCCAACACCCTCACCCTGGCGATCCACGAGCGCACCCGCGAACTCGGCCTGCTGCGCGCCGTCGGCCAGACCCGCTCCCAACTGCGGGCCATGGTCCGCTGGGAGTCGGTCCTCGTGGCGGCCTTCGGCACGGCGGGTGGCCTGGGCCTGGGCGCCTTCCTCGGCTGGGTCCTGGTCAAGGCCTCGGACGGGGCGAGCGACAGCAGCTTCGCCTTCGCCCTCCCGCCGACCCGTCTGCTGGTCGTCACCCTCGTGGGCCTGACGGCAGGCGCCCTGGCAGGCCTGCGCCCGGCCCGCAGAGCGGCGCGCCTGGACGTACTACGCGCGATAGCAACGGAGTGA
- a CDS encoding ABC transporter ATP-binding protein, protein MTTATTVRAAARVADAVKVYGRGDTAVRALDGVSVDFPAGRFTAIMGPSGSGKSTLMHCAAGLDTLTSGTAHIGDTDLGTLDDRRLTLLRRDRVGFVFQAFNLVPTLTVAENITLPLDLAGGKRDQEWLDALIDVVGLRDRLHHRPSELSGGQQQRVAVARAFAGRPHVVFADEPTGNLDSRAGGEVLGLLGRAVRQTSRTVVMVTHDPVAAAHADEVVFLADGRLVDRMEAPTADRVLDRMKAFEVPA, encoded by the coding sequence ATGACGACCGCGACCACCGTGCGCGCGGCCGCCCGGGTCGCCGACGCCGTGAAGGTGTACGGCCGTGGCGACACCGCGGTGAGGGCCCTGGACGGGGTGAGCGTCGACTTCCCGGCCGGCCGCTTCACCGCGATCATGGGGCCCTCGGGCTCCGGCAAGTCCACCTTGATGCACTGCGCCGCCGGCCTGGACACCCTCACCTCCGGCACCGCCCACATCGGCGACACCGACCTCGGCACGCTGGACGACCGCCGCCTCACCCTGCTGCGCCGTGACCGCGTCGGCTTCGTCTTCCAGGCCTTCAACCTCGTCCCGACGCTCACGGTGGCCGAGAACATCACGCTTCCCCTCGACCTCGCGGGCGGCAAACGCGACCAGGAGTGGCTCGATGCGCTGATCGACGTCGTCGGCCTGCGCGACCGCCTCCACCACCGTCCCTCCGAACTTTCCGGCGGGCAGCAGCAACGCGTCGCCGTGGCACGGGCGTTCGCCGGACGGCCGCACGTCGTCTTCGCCGACGAACCCACCGGAAACCTCGACTCGCGCGCCGGCGGCGAAGTCCTCGGCCTGCTGGGCCGGGCCGTCCGCCAGACCTCCCGCACCGTCGTCATGGTCACCCACGACCCGGTCGCCGCGGCCCACGCCGACGAGGTCGTCTTCCTGGCCGACGGCCGTCTCGTCGACCGCATGGAAGCCCCGACCGCCGACCGGGTCCTGGACCGCATGAAAGCCTTCGAGGTGCCCGCATGA